In Cloacibacillus sp., the DNA window CTCCATCAGCGCCTTAAGCTGCCGGTCGTTCTCGACGCCCTCGGCGATAACGCGGATGTTCATCTTCTTACAGATATCAGCGATGGCCTTCAGCACGGCAAAGGCCGTCGGGTTGTCAGGCAGGTCCCGCACCAGGCCGCGGTCGATCTTCAGCACGTCGAAACATGATGAGGCAAAGAGCGAAAGGTTCGCATAACGCGCCCCGAAATCGTCTATCGATATCTGGAAACCGGCCTCTTTCACCCTCTTTACTATCTCGAGAAAATTCTTTTCATCATCTACCTCAACAGTTTCGGTGACCTCTATCTCGAGAAGTTCCTTCGGCACATTCCACTGCCGCCATGCCTCCTCAAGCCGCTCGACAAAATCGGCCTCCGATATCGTCGCGCGGGAGAAGTTGACGGAAATCGGCAGCACCTTTTTACCCAGATCCAGCCACTGGCGGATCTTACGGCATACGAAACCAAAGACCCAGAAATCCAGCATCCATATCAGCCTGTTGTTCTCCAGCATAGAGATAAATTGATCCGGCGCTATCAATGCTCCCTCCGAGGAGAGATAGCGCGTCAGCGCCTCCGCTCCTATCGGCTTATGGTCCGCTACCGATACTTTCGGCTGGAAGTATACGAGGAAACGGTCGTCGTCAAGCTGGCGCCGCAGAGCCTCGGGATCTCCGAGGCCGAGGACTTCGTCGTTACAGACACGGTAGCGCTTTGAGGCCGCTTTGCTGCGATAAAACTGTTTTTTGTCGAGATACATCTGCTCGTCGGCCTCGGTGAGCAGATCCTGTATGTCGCAGCCTCCGGAAGCCCAGCACCATCCCATCGAAAAGCTCTGCATGCCATCCTCATCCCGGCAGATCTTCGCTTTTAGTTTGGCTACCAGAGCGTTAAAATATTCTTCGCTCGAATTTGGCGAGAGTACGACAAACTCGTCTCCGCCTATGCGGTATGTGCTGTTTCCCTTTTCATGAAAGACGGATTCCACAGTTTTCGCCGTCTTAACAAGCGCCAGGTCTCCCGCCGCGTGTCCATACTCGTCGTTGTATTTTTTAAGGCCGTTGACGTCGACATAGATTATTCCCAGCGATTCAAAACCATTTTTGGAGAGGCTTTCCACATCGCGGATAAAAGCGTTCCTGTTATGGAGCCCCGTAAGCATGTCGTTATAACTGAGCTCTTCAAGACGCCGCTGATAGAGGCTGCGCTGCATAGTACCGGTGATAAAGTTGGCGAGGGTGATGAGCAGCGGCGACAGATGCAGGATACGCGCCGCCGGAGGATTGTCCACGCCGAGGTAACCGATAAGACGTCCGTCTACCACCAGCGGCGCCGCGATAAGACTTCTGATCTTCTGCGCGCGAAGTATCTCATATTCGTCACGGCGGGCCTCGCGCAGCTCTTCAATGTCCGTTATTACGAAACACTGGCCGGCGTCGAAACTCTCTCTCCAGAATGATATCAGGCCGACCGGCAGCCCCTGGAGATTATCTATCTGGGGGGAGACGCCGGGAGCACACCACTCATAAGTATTGTCAATGAGCTTATCCCTGATCTCAAAGATATAGGTCCTCTCCGCCGCCAGAAAGAGGCCGACATTTTCAAGCACCTTGCTGACGGCCTCGCTGTAGCTTTCCGCCTCAGTGAGAACCTTAACGCAGTTCAGCACTGCAACTTCGGCATCGAGCGCGTTCTTCAGCGTATCCTTCTGGTTTTCCTTTTCCGTTATGTCAAAGGCGATCTCCAGACGCGCCTCGCGGCCATTCCAGGAGATCAGCTTGTCTTTCAGAAGGTAATGGCGTGAAACCTTCCGATTATATATTTCCCATGTATAAAATTTATCATGAGAAAGCTTGGCGTTTGTACAGAAGCTGCAGGGAGAGCTCCGCCCCTGCAGCACCTCATAGCACTTGCGCCCACAGACGTCGGTGTTGATGCTGAAAAGCGATTTTGCCGACTCATTGATGAAAATCATCTCGTATGTGTCTACATCAGAGATGTAAACCAATTCAGAGAGCTCGTCAAGCAGAGCGAGCATATTAAAATTTACAGCGTTCATATCAGCCCGACAGCAACGTAAAAAAGATAACCAGGAGTCATATCGGCAGAGTCTCCTCTTCTCAAGTCAAATATATAGCAAAAAGACTCGGGAACATTTCATCTCCATGTCGCCAGAGCCTAAGTACATCCAAATCAATATTTTGCAAAAGATAGCATGAAAGCAGGTTCTACACAAGTACCTTAATAAAAAACGCTGTGCGCCGCCGGTTACTTTTTTATTCAAGAAGCGCGGGAATTCTCATTTTATGTATTGCGCTAAGCGAACAGATTTCCGAATAGTCTCGTGCTAGACCGCGGTGTATAATTGGGGGCGAAAATAAAAGGGCGATGGAGTTCGCCCGAAATTCGCTGTTGCGATGATGACTCCTGTCCGGGCGGCAGGAGTCTATTATTTTGCCTATATATGCGGGGGCACGAAGGGAGAATCTTTATGGAGGGCATCATTTTTGTCGGGTTGGGCGGCTTTATCGGCGCATCGCTGCGCTATTTTCTCGGAACGGCGATAGAGACCGGGGGCGTCATTCCGGCGGCGACTCCGGCGATAAATATCTTCGGTTCGTTTCTGATCGGCATTCTGAGTATCATCTCGGAGAGGTACGGACTCTCGCGGCACTCGGCGATATTGATGCTGCAGACGGGTTTCTGCGGCGGTTTTACCACCTTTTCTACCTTCTCGCTAGAGACCTTTAGCCTCATATCTCAGGGAAAGGTAACTCATGCCGCGCTCTACAGCATACTCAGCGTCCTATGCTGCCTCCTCTCCGTCGCCGCGGGACGCGCGCTTACGGAACTCTGTCTCTAAAGGCCAAGGGCGAGGCCGATAAAATTCCAGAGGAGCTTCGCGCCGTAGAAGAAGACCACCGCGCCGCATATCAGGTTTATCATCCGCAGACTCCTGTCGGTGAACCTGGCGCTGAAGAGCGAGAGCGCGGCGGAGAGGCTAAAAAACCAGAGCGCAGAGGCGGCGGCGACACCGAATATAAAGGAGTTGGCCCCCGCCGGCGAAAGGGAGGCTTTAAAGGCCCCCAGCATCATCGTGCCGTCGATGAGCGCCTGTGGATTAAACCAGGTCACGACACAGGCGGTGCTGGCTACGCGCCACAGCGGCATATCGACGTCGGTCTTTTTCAGCGAATCCTTCGCCCTCATGAGCCCAAGACCGATATACATGACGATGAGGCTGCCGGCAAGCAGCACCAGCTTTTCAAGCAGCCGCGAGCGCTCCATCACCGCGCCGATGCCGTAGAAACAGGCGAACGCCAGCGTCACGTCGAAGAAGATCACGATGAAGGCCGTGAGGAATACGCGGCTCTTTTCCCGCGTCAGCGCGGTATTTATCACAAAAAGATTCTGCAGGCCGATCGGCGCGACATAGGCAAGCCCCATCGTCAGCCCCTGAAGAAAATATTCCAAATATCGTCACCTCTCATGGAAAATCACAGAGTGTCACGCTCCGAACAGACGGCCTAAAATTGTACATGAAAGGAGACGCGCCAGCAAGACGGCGGGGCGGTACACCGGAGCAAACGCGTCAATCATGGAAAGATATGATAAATTGCGGCTTTGTTTTATTCAGTCATTCCGGGCCTGACCCGGAATCCAGTGCCGTAGGGGTTTGTTTTTGTCTTATGAGGTAAGGAAAACTAGGGCAACGACACTAGGCACCGGCTCGGAGGCCGGTGCGACAAGACAAGAACAAACAGCAGCTTCGCCTCGGTAGGCATGACGATAAATCGCAGTTTATCTCTTCGTCTACCCGAAGGAAATCGGCGTTTAGACGTGCGAGTTGCTAAATAACTTTGGGCTCTGGAACCGGAGCCGTATCTTCATACGGCGAGGATGCCAGAGCCCGAAGTTATGACGCAAATCGTGCGTATAAACGCCGATTTATCTTAGGGAAGCGTATTCCCTCTCTATGGCCCGCCTCCGCGCGCTTTTCATAAAGGACGCGTCGGGCGGGACCTATTTGCCCCTTTCGCGGGAACACACGGAAATGACCGCTATGATCCCATTTTTACACCCTCTTTTCAGCCTTCGCCGCTTCCCGATGATATACCGTCTCTTGGAAATGCTTCCCTTCGCGCAGTCAGAAGGTTATCTCATGTTAGTTACCCGTTCTCTTTGGAAAAACGGCGGCCCGAAGCGGAAGCATTTCGCCAAGACGGTTCCCTGGGAGGAATTTGTGCGTCATCATCTGACCGCTCATGTTTAGATATTTCTACTCCGCCACCACCCCCTCTCTTTGAGCGCCTATTTTGCCGCAGGCCGTTTTTCCCATCTGAATTTTCTGCCGCACGGCTCTTTTCATCGCCGTGAAAAGATACTACATATTAGAGTCAACTGTAAGTCAAGTTATTTTTATAAATTTTCTTAAGGAACTATTTGACGCGCCGCCTGTTGACTTAGAGCGGACTCAAACGGCTATGCTCATATCAGGGACGGCAATGCAAACGGAGACCTCATTCAATGAACCGCTTCGCGGTAATTTCGCCGGCGACGGCCGTCTGCGCTATGACTGAAATTCTCCGGAGATCGATGATCAATATTGAAGCGGCTTATAATCAATAAACATCAGCCGTATTTAACACAAATATACTTATACAAAAGCGCCAATATCCATCGTAACTGGCCGCCGCAGAAAAGACAAGCGGCGAAAGGACGCGGAAGAGGCAACATGACGATGTGAAAAGGAGAGGCAAATAAAATGATGAGATTCAACACGGCTGTTTCGCTCTTAACGGCATTTTTCATCATGGTCCCGCTTATCTTTGCGGCGCCCTCTTTTCTGATCTGCGTGGCACAGAGATAGGAACGTCCCGCGCGTACACGAAGAAAATAGTGAGGCGTAGCCGAAGGGCATGGATACCAGCGACCGCACGCTCTTTCTATACGCGGGGGCTGAGACCGCCGCGCTCTCTAAAGTACGCGCGCGTACGGCGTCCGTCCCCGCTTTTCGTTACCGCGGAGCCAATGAACCGTTACCTCTCTTTGTTATAATATATGGGAAGCTGAAAGCAGGTGAAGACCACCAAAGAGTTGGAGGGGGCGGATGATGGAGGTCAGAGTTTTACGCTATTTCCTGACCGTAGTCAGGGAGGAAAGTATCACGAAGGCGGCGGAGGTGCTGCACATCACGCAGCCGACGCTCTCCCGTCAGCTGGCCCAGTTCGAAGAGGAGGTCGGTGTCAGGCTCTTTAATCGCGGCACACGCAAGATCGTGCTGACAAACGAGGGGCTGCTGCTGCGCCGCCGCGCGGAGGAGATCGTCGATCTCATCGACAAGACTGAGAGGGAGCTCCTCGAACAGGACGAGCTAGTTGACGGCACCGTGACCATCGGCGCGGGAGAACTGGCGTCGGCGCAGATTCTGGCGGAGCTGATAAAATCAACGGGGGACAGATTCCCGCTGATGCGCTACGAGATACTCACCGCCAGCGCCGACCTCACAAAGGAGCGCATGGACAAGGGGCTCACGGACATCGGGCTGCTGCTTGAACCGATAGATATCGAAAAGTATGAGTTCGTCCGTCTGAAGGTAAAAGAACGGTGGGCGGTACTCCTGCAGGCCGACGATCCTCTTGCGCCGCAGGAATATGTGCGCCGTGAAGAACTTATGGACGCCCCCCTCATCATTCCTATGAGGGGAAATGTACAGAACGAACTTCTCAACTGGTTCGGCCCCTCGCTTGACCGGAGAAATATCGTCATGACGAGCAGCATGAGCACCAACGCCTCGGTTATGGTGGAAAATGGCATCGGCCGCGCCATAATCATCGAGGGCGGACGTCCTTATCTTGACCGTGAGAGGCTCGTCTGCCGCCTGCTCTTTCCCGAACTGTCCGCGACCTCCGTGCTGGCTTGGAAACGCGGACAGCCATTCTGCCCCGCGGCGGACAAATTCATCGAACACATCAAAAAAACGTTGGTTTGACCTGTCGTTATTGACTTGTGACCGACGCCGGGGCCATATATTACCGCCGCACCATTAGATGCCTTTCAGGCATGACACATTCATAAAACATAAGCATTAGACATATCGGTGATAAAAAATTATAGTGTAAACACAGTCGGGGAGGAAAAAACATTTTCCGAACCGCGGCGTTTACACTATTTTTTATCTTCAAGGAAGGACCGAGATGACTATAGACGAAGTTTGCCGCTCTTTTCATATAGACAGGGAAACGCTTCAAACCTACGAGCGGACCGGGCTGCTGGAGTGCGGGACGGACGAGAAGGGCCGCCCCCATTACAGCGAGAGCGCGCTGCGGCGTCTCGGCATGATCCACTCCCTGCTTAACGCGGGGATCGAAGCGGTTACGCTGTAACGGAATCCGGTGCTCCTCAACGAGTATGGAAACATCGGTGAACGCGTCATGATCTTAAGACGGCAGCGCTGCCGCCTGTTGGAGGATATCCACGCTAGACAACAGTCACTGGATTCCCTGGATTACCTGATAAGACAAATCAAAAAAGAGGGCGCACAAAGATAACGCGCGCGAAACGGCAAAAGGAGAGGAGAAAAATGACAATCAGCGAAGCGGCGGAGAGAACGGGGCTTTCGGCGGACACCCTAAGGTATTACGAGCGCATAGGGCTTATACCGCCGGTGCCGAGAACGGAGAGCGGGCTGCGCGCCTACAGCGGAGAGATGATCGAATGGATAAATTTCATCCAGCAGTTTAAGGAGATCGGCATGCCGCTCGAGGCGATCCTAAATTACGTGAAGCTGGCGATGCTCGGCAGCGGCACCAGGCAGGAGCGCAAGGTCATCCTCCTTGAAACTCGCCGGAGCCTGATGCGGAAGATCGATCACCTTTATAGCTGCCTTAAGCAGGCCGATTACCAGCTTAAAAATTACGACAGCCGGCTGCTGCCGGAGACGGAGAGCGCCGTCAAACGCTGGCGCCTGTCGGGGGGCGCGGAGGAAAACTGCGCCGTCTGAGAAGGCCGCGGCAGACCCTATCAGCCAAAGCTGCTCTGAAAAAGCGGCAAACATACCGTTCCGCCATCCCGCCGCGTGAAAAGTTACCGTTTGACTTAGATAGGACTCTAAGGGGTAACATGGCCGCAGGATAAAACCCGGCGTGAGTAGGGGGGACGGAGAGGGCCATGAAGCAGGAAATTATCTATCTCAGTTATTACTTTATAACGCTCTTTAAGGAAATCGCCCCTTTCTGGGCGCTCGGCATTCTTGTAGGTTCGGTGATATCGGTATTCGCGAAAGAGAGGATACATGGGCTGCTCGGCGCGATGCAGGGTGCGCGTTTCGGAGCTTTCGGCGTGATACCGGCGAGCATCCTTGGCATCATCTCTCCGCTATGTATGTACGGGACCATACCGATCGCCGCCTCGCTATCGGAGAAGGGGCTGAAGGACGACTGGCTCGCGGCCTTCATGATGAGCTCTATTCTGCTCAACCCACAGCTGATTATCTACAGTGCGGTGCTCGGCAGGGGGGCGCTCGCCGTCAGGACGCTCTCCGCCTTCCTCTGCGGCGCGGCGGCGGGGCTCTGCGTGAGGTATCTCTTCCATGGCGGGAAATTCTTCAGCTTCTCCGGTCTCCAGGAATCGGAGAACCATGACACCGATCCCAATATAGCGATACGCCTCTTGAAAAACATCCTGCGGAATATCAAGGCCACCGGCCCCTATTTCCTCGCGGGTATTTTTCTCGCGGCGCTGTTTATGCGCCTCGTCCCTCCGACAGCGGTCGCGTGGCTCTTCGGCGGCGACAGCGGCCTTGGCGTAATCGTGGCGGCAACAGCGGGCGTCCCGCTCTACGCCTGCGGCGGCGGCACCATTCCGCTGCTGGCGGAATGGATGCAGAGCGGCATGGGGCTCGGCGCGGCGGCGGCATTTATGATAACCGGCCCCGCGACAAAGGTGACGAACCTCGGCGCGCTCAAGATCGTGCTCGGCATGAAAAATTTCCTCCTGTATCTGCTTTTTATAATGGTATTCGCGGCCCTCACCGGCCTTGTCACTGACTTTTTGATATAGATTGGGAACCCACCTCGTAAAGAGAGACCGGCGGAAGCGTACAGCCCCGCCGGTCTCTCCTTTTATTAAACCGCCGCTCCGCCTCCGCAGAAAGAGAGGCGCGGCACAATATGACGGCGCGCGGGCCGTCCAATATCGTCCAGGCGGCACGACGCGGAAAGCTTTTATTATATTTCCGTATCCCCGATCATCGCCCGCACACAGTTCGCCCAGGCGAAGTCTTTTTTGCCCATGCCGTAGCCGATTTTCGAGACTTTTATCACCGGCAGCGGCGCGAAGTCGTCGGCAAAATATTTGAGCAGCGCCGCCCCCGTGGGGGTGCAGAGTTCGCCGCGCACCGCGCCGCCGTAGATGGGAACGCCGCGCAGTATCTCCGCCGCCGCGGGCGCGGGGACAGGAAGCACGCCGTGCGCGCAGTGGACGTGTCCGCTTCCGACGTGGACGGGAGAGGCGATTATCCGCTCCGGCGCGAGTTCATGCAGCAGCAGGCAGACGCCGGTGATATCGGCGACGGCGTCCATCGCCCCCACCTCATGGAAATGGACCTCGGAGACCGGCCTGCCGTGCACCTTCGCCTCCGCCTCCGCGATCAGCGCGTAGACGGCGAGCGCGTCGGCGCGTACCTTTTCCGGCAGATCGAGGTGCGAGAGGATGTGCTCTATCTCGCGCATCCCGGCGTGGCTGTGGCCCTCGTGACTGTGATGTGCATCTCCGTGCCCATGTTCGTGCCCGTGTTCGTGCGGGTGGGGATGGCTGTGGGTATGTTCGTGCCCATGCGCCTCTTCGTGGCAATGGCGGTGTTCATGGCCATGAGGCGTACCGGCCTCCACGCTCTCCTCCTCTTCGCCGTTTACGGTGACGGAGACGCGCGTTCCCGTGATGCCGCATTTGACGCAGGGGGCGGCGGTTACCGCCACGCCCGGAAGCGCGAGCCCGTTCATCCTCTCAAGGAAGGCGGCGGGGTCGGGATGGAGCTCCAGCAGCGCCGCCGTCAGCATGTCGCCCGCGGCTCCCATGCCGCAGTCAAGGTATAAGGTCTTCATTCTATTTCACTCCTATGTGGTTTATCATGCTCGCAAGGTAGGCCGCTCCGAAACCGTTGTCGATATTGACGACGCTGACGCCGCTGGCGCAGGAGTTGAGCATCGAGAGCAGCGCCGAGAGGCCTCCGAAGGAGGCCCCGTAGCCAATGCTCGTCGGCACGGCGATGACGGGGCAGTCGGCAAGGCCGCCGATGACGGAGGCGAGCGCCCCCTCCATGCCCGCGATCGCGACGATGGCGGAGGCCGTCATCACGTCGTCGGTGTGAGAGAGCAGGCGGTGCAGCCCCGCGACGCCGACGTCGTAAAGGCGCGTAACCTCGTTCCCGAGCGCCTCCGCCGTGAGCGCCGCCTCTTCGGCGACGGGCATGTCGCTGGTGCCGCCGGTGGCGATCACTATTTTGCCGCGTCCGTCCGGCTCTGGCATCACGCCCGCGATGCCGACGCGCCCCATTTCGTGATAGGCGAGAGGCACCGCTTTTTCGACGGCGGCGGCGGCCTCGGCGCTCATCCGCGTGATGAGCACGGTACGCTGCCCATCTTCAAGCATCGCGGCGGCGATGTCGGCGATCTGCCGCGGCGTCTTTCCCGCGCCATAGATGACCTCCGCCACGCCCTGACGCAGCGCATGGTGGCTGTCGAGCTTCGCGAAGCCAAGATCGCGGAAGGGGCCGCCCTTGAGTTTCATCATCACCTCGTCGACGCTCGCCGCGCCGGAGGAGAGCCTTTCAAGCAATTCCCTTAGCTCTTTTTTCTCCATTTTTTATCTCGCCTCCATATCAAGAAGGATGATATCAAAATATTTTTTCAGCTTTGCGAGGATATCCCCACGCCTCTCCAGCGCCGCCGCCATCTGAGCGGCGGGGAGCTGAATGCGCGCCGCCTCGTGGAAGAGGCGCACGCGGAAGTCCGTGAAGCCGAGAGAGAACAGCTCGCTCTCCGCTCCCTCCACACGCTGAAGCAGCTCCCGGTCGATTCGCCGTCCCGTAGGAACGCGCGTCGCGAGGTAGGCGTAAGCCGGTTTGTCCCAGGTGAAGAGCCCCGCCTCCTTCGAGCGCACGCGTATATCCGCCTTCGTAAGGCCGCACTCGCGCAGCGGCGAACGGACGCAGAGCTCGCCGAGAGCGCGCATTCCCGGACGGTCACCCGCGTCGTCGGAGGCGTTTGTACCGTCGACGATGAGGGAGAAGCCGTCGTTCGCCGCCCGCTCGCGCAGCAGCAGGCCGAAAAGCTTCTTCTTGCAATGGTAGCAGCGGTCGGCGGGATTGGCGGC includes these proteins:
- a CDS encoding bifunctional diguanylate cyclase/phosphodiesterase, which produces MLALLDELSELVYISDVDTYEMIFINESAKSLFSINTDVCGRKCYEVLQGRSSPCSFCTNAKLSHDKFYTWEIYNRKVSRHYLLKDKLISWNGREARLEIAFDITEKENQKDTLKNALDAEVAVLNCVKVLTEAESYSEAVSKVLENVGLFLAAERTYIFEIRDKLIDNTYEWCAPGVSPQIDNLQGLPVGLISFWRESFDAGQCFVITDIEELREARRDEYEILRAQKIRSLIAAPLVVDGRLIGYLGVDNPPAARILHLSPLLITLANFITGTMQRSLYQRRLEELSYNDMLTGLHNRNAFIRDVESLSKNGFESLGIIYVDVNGLKKYNDEYGHAAGDLALVKTAKTVESVFHEKGNSTYRIGGDEFVVLSPNSSEEYFNALVAKLKAKICRDEDGMQSFSMGWCWASGGCDIQDLLTEADEQMYLDKKQFYRSKAASKRYRVCNDEVLGLGDPEALRRQLDDDRFLVYFQPKVSVADHKPIGAEALTRYLSSEGALIAPDQFISMLENNRLIWMLDFWVFGFVCRKIRQWLDLGKKVLPISVNFSRATISEADFVERLEEAWRQWNVPKELLEIEVTETVEVDDEKNFLEIVKRVKEAGFQISIDDFGARYANLSLFASSCFDVLKIDRGLVRDLPDNPTAFAVLKAIADICKKMNIRVIAEGVENDRQLKALMEIGCDGLQGFHFSRPIPLEEYQAKYLNAQDGHGMA
- the crcB gene encoding fluoride efflux transporter CrcB, with the translated sequence MEGIIFVGLGGFIGASLRYFLGTAIETGGVIPAATPAINIFGSFLIGILSIISERYGLSRHSAILMLQTGFCGGFTTFSTFSLETFSLISQGKVTHAALYSILSVLCCLLSVAAGRALTELCL
- a CDS encoding LysE family transporter encodes the protein MEYFLQGLTMGLAYVAPIGLQNLFVINTALTREKSRVFLTAFIVIFFDVTLAFACFYGIGAVMERSRLLEKLVLLAGSLIVMYIGLGLMRAKDSLKKTDVDMPLWRVASTACVVTWFNPQALIDGTMMLGAFKASLSPAGANSFIFGVAAASALWFFSLSAALSLFSARFTDRSLRMINLICGAVVFFYGAKLLWNFIGLALGL
- a CDS encoding LysR family transcriptional regulator, with amino-acid sequence MMEVRVLRYFLTVVREESITKAAEVLHITQPTLSRQLAQFEEEVGVRLFNRGTRKIVLTNEGLLLRRRAEEIVDLIDKTERELLEQDELVDGTVTIGAGELASAQILAELIKSTGDRFPLMRYEILTASADLTKERMDKGLTDIGLLLEPIDIEKYEFVRLKVKERWAVLLQADDPLAPQEYVRREELMDAPLIIPMRGNVQNELLNWFGPSLDRRNIVMTSSMSTNASVMVENGIGRAIIIEGGRPYLDRERLVCRLLFPELSATSVLAWKRGQPFCPAADKFIEHIKKTLV
- a CDS encoding helix-turn-helix domain-containing protein encodes the protein MTIDEVCRSFHIDRETLQTYERTGLLECGTDEKGRPHYSESALRRLGMIHSLLNAGIEAVTL
- a CDS encoding MerR family transcriptional regulator encodes the protein MTISEAAERTGLSADTLRYYERIGLIPPVPRTESGLRAYSGEMIEWINFIQQFKEIGMPLEAILNYVKLAMLGSGTRQERKVILLETRRSLMRKIDHLYSCLKQADYQLKNYDSRLLPETESAVKRWRLSGGAEENCAV
- a CDS encoding permease, which encodes MKQEIIYLSYYFITLFKEIAPFWALGILVGSVISVFAKERIHGLLGAMQGARFGAFGVIPASILGIISPLCMYGTIPIAASLSEKGLKDDWLAAFMMSSILLNPQLIIYSAVLGRGALAVRTLSAFLCGAAAGLCVRYLFHGGKFFSFSGLQESENHDTDPNIAIRLLKNILRNIKATGPYFLAGIFLAALFMRLVPPTAVAWLFGGDSGLGVIVAATAGVPLYACGGGTIPLLAEWMQSGMGLGAAAAFMITGPATKVTNLGALKIVLGMKNFLLYLLFIMVFAALTGLVTDFLI
- a CDS encoding LarC family nickel insertion protein, with protein sequence MKTLYLDCGMGAAGDMLTAALLELHPDPAAFLERMNGLALPGVAVTAAPCVKCGITGTRVSVTVNGEEEESVEAGTPHGHEHRHCHEEAHGHEHTHSHPHPHEHGHEHGHGDAHHSHEGHSHAGMREIEHILSHLDLPEKVRADALAVYALIAEAEAKVHGRPVSEVHFHEVGAMDAVADITGVCLLLHELAPERIIASPVHVGSGHVHCAHGVLPVPAPAAAEILRGVPIYGGAVRGELCTPTGAALLKYFADDFAPLPVIKVSKIGYGMGKKDFAWANCVRAMIGDTEI
- the larB gene encoding nickel pincer cofactor biosynthesis protein LarB, whose amino-acid sequence is MEKKELRELLERLSSGAASVDEVMMKLKGGPFRDLGFAKLDSHHALRQGVAEVIYGAGKTPRQIADIAAAMLEDGQRTVLITRMSAEAAAAVEKAVPLAYHEMGRVGIAGVMPEPDGRGKIVIATGGTSDMPVAEEAALTAEALGNEVTRLYDVGVAGLHRLLSHTDDVMTASAIVAIAGMEGALASVIGGLADCPVIAVPTSIGYGASFGGLSALLSMLNSCASGVSVVNIDNGFGAAYLASMINHIGVK
- the larE gene encoding ATP-dependent sacrificial sulfur transferase LarE, producing the protein MELSDFFHENPRAALAFSGGTDSAYLLYAALQCGAEVRPYYVKTPFQPRFELDDALRLTKELGTELTVIEYDILDDGLIAANPADRCYHCKKKLFGLLLRERAANDGFSLIVDGTNASDDAGDRPGMRALGELCVRSPLRECGLTKADIRVRSKEAGLFTWDKPAYAYLATRVPTGRRIDRELLQRVEGAESELFSLGFTDFRVRLFHEAARIQLPAAQMAAALERRGDILAKLKKYFDIILLDMEAR